In Populus nigra chromosome 1, ddPopNigr1.1, whole genome shotgun sequence, one genomic interval encodes:
- the LOC133679170 gene encoding uncharacterized protein LOC133679170, protein MACRVAGKRGIDVGLTRVLTSPSLGHAVALTSRTSLDGASVRYIPESSFSSFLQGSGHHTTKESSIRCFHASRELWARRKNDNQGGDLKTQKKGKFAKRIKKPPVDAPYVPPKLKRITKSLQDKTIDIFEGMTTVELAKRTGQSVITLQEFLVNLGEKVVSEFDPLKIDVAELVVMEVGANVRRQHSNEGSEILPRPVVVTVMGHVDHGKTSLLDALRQTSVAAKEAGGITQHLGAFVVSMPSGASITFLDTPGHAAFSAMRARGAAVTDLVVLVVAADDGVMPQTLEAISHAKSANVPVVVAINKCDKPSANPERVKLQLASEGFLLEEMGGDIQVVEVSAVTKTGLDNLEEAILLQAEMMELKARVDGHAQAYVVEAKLDKGRGPLATAIVKAGTLVCGQHVVVGSEWGRIRAIRDMSGKLTEQARPAMPVVIEGLKGLPMAGDDVTVVETEERARMLSAGRRRKYEKDRLRQIMEQRTETNEPSEDDSVVPERTEMPLIVKADVQGTVQAVTDALRTLNSPQVFVNVVHVGVGPISQSDVDLAQACGAYIVGFNVKSPPSSISQAAMQAGTKIMQHQVIYHLLDEVGNLIVDKAPGTLETQVAGEAEVLNIFELRGRSKSAGGDIKIAGCRVMDGHFSKSSTMRLLRSGEEVFEGPCASLKTNKHDVELVEKGNECGLVILGCNDFQIGDVIQCLEQVVRKPKLIISDNGIARIECY, encoded by the exons ATGGCTTGCAGAGTGGCTGGCAAAAGG GGTATTGATGTTGGTCTCACAAGAGTTTTGACTTCACCATCGCTAGGGCATGCTGTGGCGTTAACTTCAAGAACTAGTCTTGATGGTGCTTCAGTCAGATATATACCTG AGTCTTCTTTCAGCTCATTTCTACAAGGGTCTGGTCATCACACTACAAAAGAATCATCTATCAG GTGCTTTCACGCTAGTCGAGAACTGTGGGctagaagaaaaaatgataacCAAGGAGGTGATTTGAAGACGCAAAAGAAAGGGAAGTTTGCTAAAAGGATCAAAAAACCTCCAGTTGATGCTCCATATGTGCCtcctaaactgaaaagaattACCAAGTCCTTGCAAGATAAAACAATTGACATATTTGAAGGCATGACCACTGTTGAGCTTGCCAAGCGCACTGGTCAGTCAGTTATAACTCTGCAGGAATTTCTTGTTAATCTTGGGGAGAAGGTTGTCTCAGAATTTGACCCACTCAAGATCGATGTTGCGGAGCTGGTTGTAATG GAGGTTGGGGCCAATGTCAGGAGGCAACACTCCAATGAAGGTTCAGAAATTCTTCCCCGACCAGTGGTTGTAACAGTCATGGGTCATGTTGACCATGGTAAAACTTCTCTTTTGGATGCTCTACGTCAAACATCAGTGGCAGCAAAGGAAGCTGGAGGCATAACTCAGCATCTGGGTGCTTTTGTTGTGAGCATGCCTTCAGGGGCATCAATCACATTCCTTGACACTCCTGGTCATGCTGCTTTTAGTGCAATGCGAGCAAGAGGTGCAGCAGTAACCGATCTAGTTGTGCTCGTTGTTGCAGCTGATGATGGGGTGATGCCTCAAACTCTTGAAGCCATATCTCATGCAAAATCAGCTAATGTACCAGTTGTAGTTGCAATTAATAAATGTGATAAACCGAGTGCAAACCCTGAGAGAGTCAAACTCCAGCTTGCATCTGAAGGATTTTTGCTTGAGGAAATGGGTGGAGATATTCAGGTAGTTGAAGTTTCAGCTGTTACAAAAACTGGATTGGATAACCTGGAGGAGGCTATACTTCTTCAGGCAGAGATGATGGAATTAAAAGCACGTGTTGATGGTCATGCTCAAGCTTATGTAGTAGAGGCAAAACTTGACAAAGGACGGGGTCCTTTGGCTACTGCTATAGTGAAGGCGGGGACTTTAGTTTGTGGGCAGCACGTGGTTGTTGGCTCAGAGTGGGGAAGAATAAGGGCTATTAGGGATATGTCAGGGAAGCTGACTGAGCAGGCAAGACCAGCAATGCCAGTTGTTATCGAAGGGCTGAAGGGGCTTCCTATGGCTGGTGATGATGTTACTGTTGTGGAAACTGAGGAGCGAGCTAGAATGCTAAGTGCAGGGAGGAGAAGGAAATATGAAAAAGACAGGCTTAGGCAGATCATGGAGCAAAGGACAGAAACTAACGAACCATCAGAAGATGACTCTGTTGTGCCTGAGAGGACTGAAATGCCATTAATAGTAAAAGCAGACGTGCAAGGAACTGTCCAAGCTGTTACAGATGCCTTGAGGACTTTAAACAGCCCTCAG GTTTTTGTGAATGTGGTCCATGTTGGTGTTGGGCCTATTTCTCAGTCTGATGTGGACTTGGCACAAGCCTGTGGTGCATATATAGTTGGGTTCAATGTGAAGAGTCCACCTAGTTCTATTAGTCAGGCTGCGATGCAAGCTGGTACAAAG ATTATGCAACACCAGGTGATCTATCACCTATTGGATGAAGTTGGCAATTTGATAGTAGACAAAGCCCCTGGGACACTCGAGACCCAGGTAGCTGGGGAGGCTGAAGTGCTGAACATCTTTGAGCTAAGAGGAAGGAGCAAGTCTGCAGGAGGTGATATAAAGATTGCTGGCTGCAGAGTGATGGATGGCCATTTTAGCAAATCATCGACCATGAGGCTTCTAAGGAGTGGGGAAGAAGTGTTCGAAGGACCTTGTGCATCTCTAAAGACTAACAAGCATGATGTGGAATTGGTGGAGAAAGGAAATGAATGTGGACTTGTGATCCTTGGCTGTAATGATTTTCAGATTGGAGACGTCATCCAGTGCTTGGAGCAAGTAGTTAGGAAGCCCAAGTTGATCATATCAGACAATGGTATTGCTCGAATTGAGTGCTATTAG